A single window of Pseudomonas lutea DNA harbors:
- a CDS encoding serine hydrolase domain-containing protein — translation MLSSLIVNRQPLTAPSDEPITPWWSFTKTVLATTALSLVRDRLIGLDDPVDAQPFTLRQLLRHEAGLADYGELADYHAAVARAEPAWSPEEMMRRLDGERLRYPPGTGWGYSNVGYMLISRLIERLTDRPLEEAVTQRALFPLGLANVHFAKTPADLHMTHLGNASNYDPAWVYHGLLIGPLSQAALFLDGLLGADLLPGPLLQEMQTARALGGPIPGRPWATAGYGLGVMQGSMEAGHSVCGHTGCGPGSVIAVYRICDGDASACCAAFDAGDSQGAVESEVIATMLGALRQRT, via the coding sequence ATGCTCAGTTCATTGATAGTCAATCGCCAGCCGCTAACCGCCCCGTCAGATGAACCGATAACCCCCTGGTGGAGCTTTACCAAGACGGTCCTGGCAACCACGGCGCTCTCGCTGGTTCGTGACCGGCTGATCGGGCTGGACGATCCCGTCGATGCTCAGCCTTTCACCTTGCGCCAGCTGCTGCGACATGAAGCGGGGTTGGCGGATTATGGAGAGCTGGCGGACTATCACGCCGCTGTTGCGCGGGCCGAACCCGCCTGGTCGCCGGAGGAAATGATGCGGCGCCTTGACGGTGAGCGACTTCGGTACCCGCCCGGCACAGGCTGGGGGTATTCAAATGTTGGCTACATGCTGATCAGCAGGCTCATTGAGCGGCTGACTGATCGGCCGCTGGAGGAAGCGGTCACCCAGCGGGCACTTTTTCCCTTGGGGCTGGCCAACGTTCACTTCGCTAAAACGCCGGCAGACCTCCACATGACTCACTTGGGCAACGCCTCGAATTACGACCCCGCCTGGGTTTACCACGGCCTGTTGATCGGGCCGCTTTCGCAGGCTGCGCTGTTTCTGGATGGCCTCCTCGGCGCCGATCTGCTTCCCGGGCCCTTGCTGCAGGAGATGCAGACAGCCCGAGCACTGGGCGGCCCGATTCCCGGACGCCCCTGGGCGACCGCCGGCTATGGTTTGGGTGTGATGCAAGGGTCCATGGAGGCCGGGCATTCTGTTTGCGGGCATACGGGCTGCGGGCCAGGCAGCGTGATCGCCGTGTACCGCATTTGTGACGGCGACGCTTCGGCGTGTTGCGCTGCCTTTGACGCAGGCGACAGCCAGGGCGCGGTCGAATCCGAGGTGATCGCGACAATGCTGGGCGCGCTGCGACAGCGAACCTGA
- a CDS encoding metalloregulator ArsR/SmtB family transcription factor — MITPPEVFKSLADETRSRATLLIASQGELCVCELMFALEESQPKISRHLAQLRSSGLLQDRRQGQWVYYRLNPHLPAWVSEVLQLTLDANPQWLQHNAHRLLNMEGRPLREVLCC; from the coding sequence ATGATTACCCCTCCGGAAGTATTCAAAAGTCTCGCCGATGAAACGCGCTCACGCGCCACCTTGTTGATTGCCAGCCAGGGTGAGCTGTGTGTCTGCGAACTGATGTTCGCGCTTGAGGAAAGCCAGCCGAAGATCAGCCGCCATCTCGCCCAACTGCGCAGCAGCGGTCTTTTGCAGGATCGCCGTCAGGGGCAGTGGGTGTATTACCGCCTGAATCCGCACCTTCCCGCGTGGGTGAGTGAGGTGTTGCAGCTGACGCTAGACGCAAATCCCCAATGGCTGCAACACAATGCGCATCGCTTGCTGAACATGGAGGGGCGGCCATTGCGGGAAGTTCTGTGTTGTTGA
- a CDS encoding arsenate reductase ArsC, with amino-acid sequence MRVLFMCTANSCRSILSEAMFNHLAPQGFEAVSSGSFPKGQVLPRSITTLQQAGIATAGLSSKGNDAFEGDLPDIVITVCDKAANESCPVYFGPALKSHWGLEDPSDVKGDEEAIDAAFRATLARIEQRCRAFFELPFDSLNPEALKRELDRIGSL; translated from the coding sequence ATGCGGGTCCTCTTTATGTGCACGGCCAATAGCTGCCGTAGCATCCTTTCGGAAGCCATGTTCAATCACCTTGCGCCGCAAGGATTTGAGGCAGTGAGTTCGGGCAGTTTTCCCAAAGGTCAGGTGTTGCCGCGTAGCATCACGACGCTACAGCAAGCCGGTATCGCCACAGCCGGCCTGAGCAGCAAGGGCAACGACGCCTTTGAGGGCGACCTGCCAGATATCGTGATTACCGTATGCGACAAGGCGGCCAATGAAAGCTGCCCGGTGTACTTTGGCCCAGCGCTCAAATCCCACTGGGGACTGGAGGACCCCTCCGACGTAAAAGGCGATGAAGAGGCGATTGACGCTGCTTTCCGCGCAACGCTCGCTCGCATCGAGCAACGCTGCAGGGCGTTTTTTGAGCTCCCCTTTGACAGCCTCAACCCCGAAGCGCTCAAACGCGAGCTCGATCGAATCGGCAGTCTTTGA
- the arsH gene encoding arsenical resistance protein ArsH, with protein MTELLPNLDRSLFDDTNTFRLGDHKPRILLLYGSTRERSFSRLLTEEAARLLEYFGAETRLFDPSGLPLPDDAPADHPKVQELRDLTLWCEGQVWCSPERHGAMSAVFKAQIDWIPLELGAVRPTQGKTLAVMQVCGGSQSFNVVNQLRLLGRWMRMFTIPNQSSVPKAYMEFDEAGRMKPSAYYDRVVDVMEELVKFTVLLRDRQAFLVDRYSERKETAEQLMARVNQRSI; from the coding sequence ATGACAGAACTACTCCCTAATCTGGACCGTTCACTCTTCGACGACACGAACACCTTCAGGCTGGGCGATCACAAACCGCGCATCCTGCTCCTTTACGGATCGACCCGTGAGCGTTCGTTCAGCCGTCTATTGACAGAGGAGGCCGCGCGTCTGCTTGAGTATTTCGGCGCTGAGACTCGCCTGTTCGATCCTTCCGGATTGCCGCTGCCAGACGACGCCCCGGCGGATCACCCCAAAGTCCAGGAGCTGCGCGACCTGACGCTGTGGTGTGAGGGCCAGGTCTGGTGTTCACCGGAACGCCACGGTGCAATGTCAGCAGTGTTCAAGGCGCAAATTGACTGGATACCGCTTGAGCTCGGCGCCGTTCGTCCTACCCAGGGCAAAACCCTGGCGGTGATGCAAGTGTGTGGCGGCTCGCAGTCCTTCAATGTGGTCAATCAGCTGCGGCTGCTGGGACGCTGGATGCGGATGTTCACCATCCCCAATCAGTCCTCGGTACCCAAGGCCTACATGGAATTCGACGAGGCCGGCCGAATGAAGCCTTCCGCCTACTACGACCGGGTGGTTGACGTCATGGAAGAGCTGGTTAAATTCACCGTGCTCTTGCGTGACCGGCAGGCATTCCTGGTGGATCGCTATTCCGAACGCAAGGAAACGGCAGAACAGCTCATGGCTCGCGTGAATCAGCGCTCGATTTGA
- a CDS encoding arsinothricin resistance N-acetyltransferase ArsN1 family B, with amino-acid sequence MMIDIRTARLEDAAAIQTIYAPIVVETAISFEDEPPSVEEMQQRIASTLQTYPYLVAIRDGRVVGYAYASQHRARAAYRWAVDVTVYISEGERRTGVGCALYEALLPILVRQGFHAAYAGIAQPNPGSVALHERLGFRHIGTYPNVGFKRGQWHDVGYWHLELGPTTAAPAEICPFPELGKYGVQA; translated from the coding sequence ATGATGATTGATATTCGTACGGCTCGTCTCGAGGACGCAGCGGCGATCCAGACCATTTACGCCCCGATTGTTGTCGAAACAGCAATTTCGTTTGAAGACGAGCCACCCAGCGTTGAAGAGATGCAACAGCGCATCGCCTCAACGTTGCAGACCTACCCCTATCTGGTTGCGATCAGAGATGGCCGCGTGGTCGGGTACGCCTATGCCAGTCAGCACCGGGCTCGTGCCGCTTATCGCTGGGCAGTCGATGTCACGGTCTACATTAGCGAGGGTGAGCGTCGAACGGGTGTGGGCTGCGCGCTGTATGAAGCGCTGCTGCCCATTCTGGTCCGCCAAGGCTTTCATGCTGCCTATGCCGGCATCGCCCAGCCGAACCCCGGTAGTGTGGCGCTGCACGAACGGCTTGGTTTCCGACACATCGGCACCTACCCGAACGTTGGTTTTAAACGTGGACAGTGGCACGACGTTGGCTACTGGCACCTTGAGTTAGGCCCTACCACCGCTGCGCCTGCAGAAATCTGCCCTTTCCCGGAGCTGGGGAAGTATGGCGTGCAGGCATGA
- a CDS encoding DUF2238 domain-containing protein, producing the protein MTQAVSASFAHRALLGFSLTFVALGIAPVDRQSWFVENIMVLLVVAALWRKRTRPALSRSAWCATLLFLFIHQVGAHYTYPDVPYNAWLLNVFSLDLNGVMGWERNQYDRFVHLTYGLLLSVPIRELSQQMGMNPRYVSLIAWNLIMSTSAVYELMEWFGGAYLGDHGADVVGAQDDFWDAQKDMALAGVGAMLTLGFIKKPERGPTASVVNAGEHR; encoded by the coding sequence ATGACTCAAGCAGTAAGCGCCAGCTTCGCCCATCGTGCGCTTTTGGGTTTCAGCCTAACGTTTGTGGCACTGGGGATCGCACCGGTCGATCGACAGTCCTGGTTCGTTGAAAACATCATGGTGCTGCTGGTCGTCGCCGCGCTGTGGCGCAAGCGGACCCGGCCGGCGCTGTCCCGCAGCGCATGGTGCGCGACCTTGCTGTTCCTGTTTATTCATCAGGTCGGCGCGCACTACACCTACCCGGACGTCCCGTATAACGCCTGGCTGTTGAATGTATTCAGTCTCGACCTCAACGGGGTGATGGGATGGGAGCGCAATCAATACGACCGCTTCGTACACCTGACTTATGGGCTGCTGCTGAGCGTGCCGATACGGGAGCTATCGCAGCAGATGGGTATGAATCCGCGCTACGTTTCCCTTATCGCCTGGAACCTGATCATGAGCACTTCGGCGGTCTATGAGCTGATGGAATGGTTTGGCGGCGCGTACCTGGGTGACCACGGAGCCGATGTGGTCGGTGCGCAGGACGATTTTTGGGATGCACAGAAGGACATGGCGCTTGCAGGCGTGGGCGCGATGCTGACGTTGGGGTTTATCAAAAAGCCGGAGCGAGGCCCCACGGCATCAGTCGTCAACGCGGGTGAACACCGATGA
- a CDS encoding NADP-dependent oxidoreductase: MKAIRIDHFGGPQVMELSEVDIPQPQAGEVLVKNFAVGVNPVDYKIREGEYPEVRQDKLPLTMGREIAGTVEALGEGVSGFEVGDRVFAMIGADGGYAQYSRVPVAHLAHVPSSLDWRHAAGIPLAGHTAWQALVEHGHLEQGHKVLIHGGSGGVGHFAVQFARVKGATVFATASSESLGFLQELGVDRAIDYKKEAFEDICQDFDLVIDLIGGETQARSWQVLGEGGRLVSTLEMPDAHHPQAQGKTGTRFTARPDGQELAAIAGLVEAGEVRVFIEQTFELEDAAKALDAVANGHVHGKVVLRIQQR; this comes from the coding sequence ATGAAAGCCATTCGCATCGATCATTTCGGCGGCCCGCAGGTCATGGAACTCAGCGAAGTCGATATCCCGCAGCCGCAAGCCGGCGAGGTCCTCGTGAAAAACTTCGCCGTGGGCGTCAATCCCGTGGATTACAAAATCCGCGAGGGCGAGTATCCGGAAGTGCGCCAGGACAAGCTGCCGTTGACCATGGGCCGCGAGATCGCAGGAACGGTCGAAGCGCTCGGCGAGGGTGTGTCGGGTTTTGAAGTCGGTGATCGGGTGTTTGCCATGATTGGCGCCGACGGTGGGTACGCCCAGTACTCACGCGTGCCGGTCGCCCACCTGGCCCACGTCCCCTCCTCCCTGGACTGGCGCCACGCGGCTGGCATTCCTCTGGCCGGCCACACCGCGTGGCAGGCTTTGGTGGAGCATGGCCATCTTGAACAGGGCCATAAGGTGCTGATCCATGGCGGCAGTGGCGGTGTCGGGCATTTCGCAGTGCAGTTCGCGCGGGTCAAAGGCGCCACGGTGTTCGCCACGGCATCCAGCGAAAGCCTTGGCTTCCTTCAGGAGCTGGGGGTGGACCGCGCCATCGATTACAAAAAAGAAGCCTTTGAAGACATCTGTCAGGACTTTGATCTGGTCATCGACTTGATTGGTGGCGAAACGCAGGCGCGTTCCTGGCAGGTGCTGGGTGAAGGCGGCCGATTGGTCTCGACGCTTGAAATGCCGGATGCCCATCATCCTCAGGCGCAAGGCAAAACCGGGACCCGCTTTACCGCGCGGCCTGACGGACAGGAGCTTGCAGCCATCGCCGGGCTGGTGGAAGCCGGTGAAGTCAGGGTGTTCATCGAACAGACCTTCGAGCTGGAAGACGCGGCCAAGGCGCTGGACGCTGTCGCCAACGGGCATGTGCACGGCAAGGTCGTGTTGCGCATCCAGCAGCGCTGA
- a CDS encoding thiamine pyrophosphate-requiring protein produces the protein MTTVGDFLIERLSQWGVTRIFGYPGDGINGVFGAMRRAPDKIEFVQCRHEEMAAFMASAHAKFTGELGVCIATSGPGASHLITGLYDARMDHMPVLAITGQQARTALGGHYQQELDLVSMFKDVAGAFVHQATAPSQVRHLVDRAVRTALGERRVTALILPNDLQEMPYEEPARAHGTVHSGVGFSRPRVLPYETDLQRAADVLNAGKKVAMLVGAGALTASDQVQAVAEKLGAGVAKALLGKAVLPDALPWVTGSIGLLGTEASYKLMTECDTLLMIGSGFPYSEFLPKEGQARGVQIDLSPDMLSLRYPMEVNLVGDAAETLTALLPLLTPTTDRKWQSKVERWRGDSDKQLRKRALVSADAINPQRVVYELSSQLPDAAIITSDSGSCANWYARDLQIRVGMMCSLSGGLASMGAAVPYAIAAKFAHPQRPVIALVGDGAMQMNNMAELITVAKYWKQWGNGKWVCAVFNNQDLNQVTWEQRVMEGDPKFAASQDIPDVPYHLFAISIGLKGIYVEREEDVAGAWEQALSSDVPVLIEFKTDPNVAPLPPHIKLTQAKKFAGALLAGDPDEVGIIKQTAKQIVSSVLPGRGKGA, from the coding sequence ATGACGACGGTAGGTGATTTCCTGATCGAACGACTCAGCCAGTGGGGTGTGACCCGCATCTTTGGCTACCCGGGCGATGGCATCAACGGCGTGTTCGGCGCCATGCGCAGAGCGCCTGACAAGATTGAATTCGTGCAGTGTCGGCACGAAGAAATGGCCGCGTTCATGGCCAGTGCCCACGCCAAGTTCACCGGCGAGCTGGGCGTGTGCATTGCCACCTCCGGCCCCGGCGCATCGCACTTGATCACAGGGCTGTATGACGCGCGCATGGACCACATGCCCGTCCTGGCCATCACCGGCCAGCAGGCCCGTACCGCGCTCGGCGGGCACTACCAGCAGGAGTTGGACCTGGTCTCGATGTTCAAGGACGTCGCTGGCGCGTTCGTGCATCAGGCGACGGCCCCTTCGCAGGTGCGGCATCTGGTGGATCGGGCAGTGCGCACAGCGCTGGGCGAGCGCCGGGTCACCGCGCTGATTCTGCCCAACGACCTTCAGGAAATGCCCTACGAAGAACCGGCACGTGCCCATGGCACGGTGCATTCCGGCGTGGGGTTTTCCAGACCCAGGGTGCTGCCCTACGAGACTGACCTGCAACGCGCCGCCGACGTGCTGAACGCCGGAAAAAAGGTGGCCATGCTGGTGGGCGCCGGCGCGTTGACCGCCAGCGATCAGGTTCAGGCGGTGGCTGAAAAACTCGGCGCTGGCGTTGCCAAAGCCTTGCTGGGCAAAGCCGTGCTCCCGGACGCGCTGCCGTGGGTGACCGGCAGCATCGGCCTGCTGGGCACTGAAGCCAGCTACAAGCTGATGACCGAATGCGACACGCTGCTGATGATCGGCTCGGGCTTCCCGTACTCCGAGTTCCTGCCCAAAGAAGGCCAGGCGCGCGGCGTGCAGATCGACTTGAGCCCGGACATGCTCAGCCTGCGCTACCCGATGGAGGTCAATCTGGTGGGCGACGCCGCCGAAACCCTCACTGCGCTGCTGCCGCTGCTCACCCCCACGACAGACCGCAAATGGCAGAGCAAGGTCGAGCGCTGGCGCGGCGACTCGGACAAACAGCTGCGCAAGCGGGCGCTGGTCAGCGCGGACGCGATCAACCCGCAGCGGGTGGTTTACGAACTGTCGTCGCAGTTGCCTGACGCCGCGATCATCACCTCCGATTCAGGCTCATGCGCCAACTGGTACGCGCGCGACCTGCAGATTCGCGTCGGCATGATGTGCTCGCTGTCCGGCGGGCTGGCGTCCATGGGTGCCGCGGTGCCTTACGCCATTGCGGCAAAGTTCGCCCACCCGCAGCGCCCCGTCATTGCTCTGGTCGGCGACGGCGCCATGCAGATGAACAACATGGCCGAGCTGATCACGGTCGCCAAATACTGGAAGCAGTGGGGCAACGGCAAATGGGTGTGTGCGGTCTTCAATAATCAGGACCTGAACCAGGTGACGTGGGAACAGCGGGTAATGGAAGGGGACCCCAAGTTTGCGGCGTCACAGGACATCCCGGACGTGCCCTACCACCTGTTCGCCATCTCGATTGGCCTGAAGGGGATCTATGTCGAGCGCGAGGAAGACGTTGCCGGTGCCTGGGAGCAGGCGTTGAGCAGTGACGTCCCGGTGCTGATCGAATTCAAGACCGATCCGAACGTTGCGCCGCTGCCGCCGCACATCAAGCTGACCCAGGCGAAAAAGTTTGCCGGAGCGTTGCTCGCTGGCGACCCCGACGAGGTGGGCATCATCAAGCAGACCGCCAAGCAAATCGTCAGCAGCGTGCTGCCCGGACGCGGCAAGGGAGCATGA
- a CDS encoding cytochrome ubiquinol oxidase subunit I yields MESSDPALMLARFQFAFTISFHIVLAALSIGLANYLMVLEALWLWRKRQVYMDLYKFWLKVFALTVAVGTASGLVMEFEFGTNWSALASRAGGVLGPLMFYEVMVAFFLEAGFIGVMLLGMNKVGPRLHFFSTCAVAVGSLFSAFWILSANSWMHTPAGFSVAADGRLVPEDWLQIIFNPSFPYRMVHMSIAAFLGTALLVGGAGAWHLLRNPRHQAARVMFSMALWMAAIVGPLQIVAGDLHGENTRDHQPQKLAAMEGSWQRPKAGQGEPLRLFAIPDQAHRTNDFEVAIPHLGSLYLRHDWTGTIQSLEEFSPDDIPPVAVVFFAFRVMVGLGLLIVALGLASLFLRWRGTLFRSRWLLRSAVVMAPAGFVAMICGWIVTEVGRQPFTVYGLMRTAHSNGQQPFSFVAGSTLAIVVLYLLVFGLGFFYLMRAIGRLPAQTPGADETTAERREVRDVDA; encoded by the coding sequence ATGGAGTCATCGGATCCGGCGTTGATGCTGGCGCGTTTTCAGTTTGCGTTCACCATCAGCTTTCACATCGTGCTCGCGGCGTTGTCCATCGGCCTGGCCAATTACCTGATGGTGCTTGAAGCCCTGTGGCTGTGGCGCAAGCGTCAGGTCTACATGGACCTCTATAAGTTCTGGCTCAAGGTCTTTGCCTTGACGGTTGCGGTGGGGACCGCGTCGGGCCTGGTCATGGAGTTCGAGTTCGGGACTAACTGGAGCGCATTGGCCAGCCGGGCAGGGGGCGTGCTCGGGCCGCTGATGTTCTACGAAGTGATGGTCGCTTTCTTTCTGGAAGCCGGCTTCATCGGCGTCATGTTACTGGGCATGAACAAAGTCGGCCCGCGGCTGCACTTCTTTTCCACCTGCGCCGTGGCCGTCGGTTCGCTGTTCAGCGCGTTCTGGATTCTGTCCGCCAATTCGTGGATGCACACGCCCGCCGGATTCAGCGTGGCGGCTGACGGGCGACTTGTGCCTGAGGATTGGCTGCAGATCATCTTCAATCCCTCGTTTCCCTATCGAATGGTCCACATGAGCATTGCCGCGTTTCTCGGCACGGCCCTGCTGGTGGGCGGGGCCGGGGCATGGCACCTGCTGCGAAACCCGCGGCATCAGGCTGCACGGGTGATGTTCTCCATGGCGCTGTGGATGGCCGCCATCGTCGGGCCACTGCAAATCGTCGCGGGAGATCTGCACGGCGAAAATACCCGTGACCACCAGCCGCAGAAACTGGCCGCCATGGAAGGGTCCTGGCAGCGGCCCAAAGCAGGACAGGGCGAACCGCTCAGGCTGTTCGCGATCCCGGATCAGGCCCATCGCACAAATGATTTTGAAGTAGCGATTCCCCATCTCGGTTCGTTGTACCTGCGCCATGACTGGACCGGCACCATTCAAAGCCTTGAGGAGTTTTCGCCGGACGATATCCCGCCGGTCGCCGTGGTGTTCTTCGCGTTCCGCGTGATGGTGGGCTTGGGTTTGCTGATCGTTGCGCTGGGGCTCGCGAGCCTGTTTCTGCGCTGGCGAGGCACGCTGTTTCGGTCTCGCTGGCTGTTGCGCAGTGCCGTTGTGATGGCGCCCGCTGGGTTCGTGGCGATGATCTGCGGCTGGATCGTCACCGAAGTGGGGCGGCAACCTTTCACCGTGTACGGGCTGATGCGCACGGCCCACAGCAATGGCCAGCAGCCGTTTTCATTTGTCGCCGGCAGCACGTTGGCCATCGTGGTCCTGTATCTGCTGGTGTTCGGCCTTGGTTTTTTCTATCTCATGCGCGCCATCGGCAGGCTGCCCGCACAAACGCCAGGCGCTGACGAAACAACAGCTGAGCGGCGGGAGGTGCGTGATGTGGATGCCTGA
- the cydB gene encoding cytochrome d ubiquinol oxidase subunit II — MWMPEALLPDLAAAAIAFTIITYVILDGTDLGVGILFATHRDPDEKRIMVKSILPIWDGNETWLVLGGGGLLALFPVAYSVLFSALYIPVMAMLLALIVRAVALEYRQDASGRMKRLLDISLVGGSLIATLCQGLIMGCVVQGIEQHDGRFSGTGWEWFGVFPLTCAVVLVIGYALLGNCWLFWRTEGPLQSVAKRRARRLGWLTLLGTAVVFVWSSLVNPAYREHLFASSLTLPLILLQCGLVAGFHRAFSHRFAFLPLFAVLGGFGVAFALAIIALYPLILPASLTIREASAPVSSQAFMLSGFAVLVPVTLAYSTWGFWVFRGKVKSD; from the coding sequence ATGTGGATGCCTGAGGCGTTACTGCCCGACCTGGCGGCGGCTGCGATTGCGTTCACTATCATCACCTACGTGATTCTGGACGGCACCGACCTGGGCGTCGGGATCCTATTTGCAACGCACCGCGATCCCGATGAAAAACGGATCATGGTCAAGTCCATCCTGCCGATCTGGGACGGTAACGAGACCTGGCTCGTACTCGGTGGCGGTGGTCTGCTGGCGCTGTTTCCGGTGGCCTACAGCGTGTTGTTCTCGGCGCTGTACATTCCCGTTATGGCGATGCTGCTGGCGCTGATCGTCCGGGCGGTCGCGCTGGAATACCGCCAGGACGCATCCGGCCGAATGAAGCGCCTGCTGGATATCAGTCTGGTGGGCGGTTCGTTGATCGCCACCCTGTGTCAAGGGCTGATCATGGGCTGCGTGGTGCAAGGTATTGAACAACACGATGGCAGGTTCAGCGGTACCGGCTGGGAATGGTTCGGGGTGTTTCCTCTGACCTGCGCCGTCGTGCTGGTGATCGGCTACGCGCTGCTGGGCAATTGCTGGCTGTTCTGGCGCACGGAGGGGCCGTTGCAGTCAGTCGCAAAACGACGCGCGCGCCGACTCGGCTGGCTGACGCTGCTGGGGACCGCGGTGGTTTTTGTCTGGAGCAGTCTTGTGAACCCTGCGTACCGAGAGCACCTGTTTGCCTCCAGCCTGACCCTGCCGCTGATCTTGCTGCAGTGCGGGTTGGTGGCCGGCTTCCACCGGGCGTTCTCTCACCGCTTCGCATTTTTGCCGTTGTTTGCGGTGCTGGGCGGGTTCGGCGTGGCGTTTGCTCTGGCCATTATTGCCCTGTACCCGCTGATCCTGCCGGCCTCGTTGACCATCCGCGAAGCCTCGGCGCCAGTGTCCAGCCAGGCTTTCATGCTCTCCGGTTTTGCCGTGCTGGTGCCGGTGACGCTGGCATACAGCACCTGGGGCTTCTGGGTGTTCC